The following proteins are co-located in the Primulina tabacum isolate GXHZ01 chromosome 11, ASM2559414v2, whole genome shotgun sequence genome:
- the LOC142519064 gene encoding armadillo repeat-containing protein LFR-like: protein MQKRDQSKLGGASGGSAAPAAKRGRPFGSGTNYAAAVAAALGGDSAAPSVLLGPSLQVHSAFAEQNNKRIVLALQSGLKSELTWALNALTLLSFKEKDDIRKDATPLAKIPGVLDALLQVIDDWREIALPRVLTKAPRMRLLGMNTAVTGFGNGYETGDSAPHPGTGSGSPNEEVSAQKSTAKSRPSGWWFEEDGLFNLDEEGRAEKQLCAVAASNIIRNFSFMADNEIAMSQSRHCLETMFQCLEDNITEDEELVTNALETIMNLGPLIDLQMFLPSKPFIMTPKRVVQVVMAMLGSPVKAWQCAAAELFGRLILNPDNETFLQSFGQQIYRRLVDMMSIPSTDAQAAAIGALYNFAEINMDCRLKLASERWAIDRLLKVIRAPHPVPEICRKATLILENLVLEPQNKPLLLAYENAFADMLLSDTRYSDTFARILFELTSRPSSKVASARGIWGM, encoded by the exons ATGCAAAAGAGAGATCAGAGCAAGTTGGGTGGAGCATCCGGCGGTTCGGCCGCTCCTGCCGCCAAGAGAGGCCGTCCTTTCGGAAGCGGGACTAATTATGCAGCCGCGGTTGCTGCGGCGCTGGGGGGTGATTCCGCCGCTCCGTCAGTCCTCCTCGGTCCGTCCCTCCAGGTTCACTCGGCCTTCGCCG AGCAGAACAACAAAAGGATAGTTTTGGCTCTTCAAAGTGGACTAAAAAGTGAACTGACTTGGGCTTTGAATGCTCTCACATTGCTTTCTTTTAAAGAGAAAGATGATATCCGGAAAGATGCAACTCCTCTTGCCAAAATTCCAGGGGTGCTTGACGCCTTACTTCAAGTT ATAGATGACTGGCGTGAGATAGCTTTACCCAGGGTCCTTACAAAGGCACCAAGGATGAGATTGCTCGGTATGAATACCGCTGTTACTGGATTTGGGAATGGATACGAGACTGGTGATTCTGCTCCACATCCTGG TACTGGATCTGGTTCCCCAaatgaagaggtttctgcacaGAAGTCGACTGCCAAGTCTCGTCCTTCAGGCTGGTGGTTTGAGGAAGATGGCCTCTTTAACCTTGACGAGGAAGGGCGCGCAGAAAAACAACTTTGTGCTGTTGCGGCTTCAAATATTATCCGGAACTTCTCTTTCATGGCTGATAATGAAATTGCTATGAGCCAGAGTCGTCACTGTCTCGAAACTATGTTTCAGTGTTTGGAGGATAATATTACAG AAGACGAAGAACTTGTTACAAATGCCCTTGAGACCATCATGAATTTGGGCCCTTTGATAGACCTTCAAATGTTTCTCCCTTCAAAACCTTTCATAATGAC ACCAAAACGTGTGGTTCAGGTCGTCATGGCAATGTTGGGATCTCCTGTCAAAGCTTGGCAATGTGCAGCTGCAGAACTATTTGGTCGTTTAATACTTAATCCTGATAATGAAACTTTCCTTCAGTCTTTTGGTCAACAG ATTTATCGGAGATTAGTTGACATGATGAGCATCCCATCTACTGATGCTCAGGCAGCTGCAATTGGGGCGCTTTATAACTTTGCCGAAATTAATATGGACTGTCGGTTGAAACTTGCTAGTGAGAGATG GGCAATTGACCGACTCTTGAAAGTGATTAGGGCACCACATCCAGTTCCTGAAATTTGCAGGAAAGCGACATTGATTTTGGAGAATCTTGTGTTGGAGCCGCAAAACAAGCCCCTTCTGCTAGCATATGAAAATGCATTTGCAGACATGCTTTTATCTGATACAAGGTACTCTGATACATTCGCTCGTATATTGTTTGAACTGACGTCTCGACCGAGTAGTAAAGTGGCATCGGCTCGTGGTATTTGGGGCATGTAA
- the LOC142518171 gene encoding uncharacterized protein LOC142518171 — protein sequence MPFPMKIQPISYSESSIRNDAIAKMPVLKSRLKRLFDRPFNSVMRISTVDRPATGVAAAEFEPSSVCLDKMVQNFIEENNDKQTGGSVAMKCGRNRCNCFNGNSNSNDSSDDEFDVFSDSLTANSSFGDSSDTLKSLIPCASMVERNLLADTSRIVEKNKTCRRKDDLRKTVSDGLITLGYNASVCKSKWEKSSSIPAGEYEYIDVILDGERLTIDIDFRSEFEIARSTSNYKAILQYLPNIFVGKSDRLLQIVSIASEAARQSLKKKGMHIAPWRKSEYMKSKWLGPHTRILQPKATTHPQNDTDQKPNESKPEPELLPETEVGEVSESEVGELDLIFGEKLSSEADYELPKFPAKSGDVSPVVVWQLPAVKPRSLERGNKAVITGLASLLSENN from the exons ATGCCTTTCCCCATGAAAATACAGCCGATCAGTTATAGTGAGTCCTCGATCCGAAACGATGCCATCGCAAAGATGCCGGTGTTGAAGTCACGGCTGAAGCGGCTATTCGATCGTCCGTTCAACAGTGTTATGAGGATTTCAACGGTTGATAGACCAGCGACCGGCGTCGCGGCAGCTGAGTTTGAGCCGAGCTCAGTCTGTCTAGATAAAATGGTCCAAAATTTCATCGAGGAGAACAATGACAAACAAACCGGCGGTTCAGTAGCCATGAAATGCGGGAGAAACCGATGCAATTGCTTTAACGGAAACAGCAACAGCAACGACAGCTCCGACGACGAATTTGATGTCTTCTCCGATTCACTAACTGCAAACTCTTCTTTCGGTGATTCCTCGGATACTCTCAAG AGTTTGATACCGTGTGCGAGTATGGTGGAGAGAAATCTATTGGCAGACACGTCGAGGATCGTGGAAAAGAATAAAACCTGCAGAAGAAAAGACGATTTGAGGAAAACAGTCAGCGATGGATTGATAACTCTTGGCTATAACGCCTCCGTTTGTAAATCCAAATGGGAAAAATCTTCCTCCATTCCAGCTG GTGAGTACGAGTATATTGACGTGATATTAGATGGCGAGAGACTAACAATCGACATAGATTTCCGATCGGAATTCGAAATCGCTAGATCCACCAGTAACTACAAGGCAATTTTGCAGTACTTGCCGAACATCTTCGTCGGGAAATCCGATCGGCTTCTTCAGATCGTGTCGATCGCGTCGGAAGCCGCGCGCCAGAGCCTGAAAAAGAAAGGCATGCATATCGCGCCGTGGCGCAAATCCGAATACATGAAATCTAAATGGCTTGGCCCTCACACCCGAATTCTGCAACCAAAAGCAACTACCCATCCCCAAAACGACACCGACCAGAAGCCCAATGAATCCAAGCCCGAACCCGAGCTATTGCCAGAAACAGAAGTTGGGGAGGTGTCAGAAAGCGAGGTTGGAGAATTGGATTTGATTTTTGGAGAGAAGTTGTCGTCCGAGGCCGATTATGAGCTGCCCAAATTCCCGGCTAAATCCGGCGATGTTTCGCCGGTGGTGGTGTGGCAGCTGCCGGCGGTGAAACCGAGGAGTTTAGAGAGGGGTAATAAGGCGGTGATCACCGGATTAGCTTCTCTCCTCTCGGAAAACAATtag